Proteins found in one Candidatus Binatia bacterium genomic segment:
- a CDS encoding DUF4215 domain-containing protein, whose translation MKKCLGAVLTFVVLLSAQGSDAKVDWKFEEGDAYSRVVCRDASDTEGARKEDLYVLADATGRGPALSCRIENYEIVLQNDLLTEDPIPLEGMVWGPRKNGVRQRRYFVVPEVCFEVGDKLRCRKQAHAKTNTFQIDLPSRCPYRVKISATPIVTTDATNLTRAPLQPPGTMLLEDGALTSNPFSFHRHRDIDGAYYRDLATVRVTCLPEPRVPSATCGNGAIDAGEVCDDGNSVEDDGCTNQCEPSPLGPFCGDGNVDAGEACDDGNLIEDDGCSNNCFPPISPPAPTCGDGAVQPAVGETCEVGMVLAPVDGGVPARTCRDDCSYCGDGLLDGTEECDDGNDAQGDGCSNECVVPPDDPPAYRFCEMFRDPSFSRDQQGNARLKANGRMEAIDVTVAGPSDDLVVDLGQETVVVQASTPQEGVVFEREFPIGSLSYFERSGNHGWEHDDASNDFMTLRINNNYSRFNLELPGDDRMDALLDKVEAGQVRSRLVEFQIRFEEERIICRAETWWACQDTGARGHCKGLLQ comes from the coding sequence ATGAAGAAGTGCCTCGGTGCCGTTCTCACCTTCGTCGTCCTGCTTTCCGCGCAGGGCTCGGATGCGAAAGTGGATTGGAAATTCGAAGAGGGCGACGCGTACTCCCGTGTCGTCTGTCGAGACGCGAGCGACACCGAGGGGGCCCGCAAAGAGGATCTCTACGTGTTGGCCGACGCAACGGGCCGCGGCCCGGCTCTCTCGTGCCGGATCGAGAACTACGAGATCGTCCTTCAAAACGATCTCCTGACGGAAGACCCAATTCCCCTCGAAGGCATGGTCTGGGGCCCGCGGAAGAACGGCGTCCGTCAACGCCGGTACTTCGTCGTACCGGAGGTTTGCTTCGAAGTCGGCGACAAGTTGCGCTGCCGCAAGCAGGCGCACGCGAAGACAAACACGTTCCAGATCGACCTTCCCTCGAGGTGTCCGTACCGTGTGAAGATCAGCGCGACGCCGATTGTCACCACGGACGCGACGAACCTGACCCGGGCTCCGCTGCAGCCGCCGGGGACAATGCTCCTCGAGGACGGCGCGCTCACGTCCAATCCCTTCTCCTTCCACAGACACCGCGATATCGACGGTGCGTACTACCGTGATCTCGCGACCGTCCGCGTGACCTGCCTCCCGGAGCCGCGCGTGCCGTCGGCGACGTGCGGGAACGGAGCGATAGATGCTGGCGAGGTCTGCGACGACGGCAACTCGGTCGAGGACGACGGCTGCACGAACCAGTGTGAGCCCTCCCCGCTCGGACCCTTCTGTGGTGACGGCAACGTCGACGCCGGCGAGGCCTGCGACGACGGCAACCTGATCGAAGACGACGGCTGTTCGAACAACTGCTTCCCGCCCATCTCTCCGCCAGCCCCCACCTGCGGTGACGGCGCGGTCCAGCCCGCCGTCGGCGAAACCTGCGAAGTCGGCATGGTCCTCGCACCCGTGGACGGCGGCGTACCGGCCCGGACCTGTCGGGACGATTGCAGCTACTGCGGGGACGGTCTGCTGGACGGGACAGAGGAGTGCGACGACGGCAACGACGCCCAAGGCGATGGCTGTTCGAACGAGTGCGTCGTTCCCCCCGACGACCCCCCAGCGTACCGCTTCTGCGAGATGTTCCGCGATCCGTCCTTCTCCCGCGACCAGCAAGGCAACGCCCGCCTGAAGGCCAACGGCCGAATGGAGGCGATCGACGTCACCGTGGCCGGACCCTCCGACGACCTCGTCGTCGACCTGGGCCAGGAGACTGTCGTCGTACAGGCGAGTACACCGCAGGAAGGTGTGGTCTTCGAGCGGGAGTTCCCGATCGGGAGCCTCTCGTACTTCGAACGCAGCGGAAACCACGGCTGGGAGCACGACGACGCTTCCAACGATTTCATGACGTTGCGCATCAACAACAACTACAGCCGCTTCAACCTCGAGCTTCCGGGAGACGACCGGATGGACGCCCTACTCGACAAGGTGGAGGCCGGACAGGTGCGCAGTCGCCTCGTCGAGTTTCAGATCCGCTTCGAGGAAGAGCGCATCATCTGCCGCGCCGAGACCTGGTGGGCTTGTCAGGACACCGGCGCACGCGGGCACTGCAAGGGGCTGCTGCAATAG
- a CDS encoding long-chain fatty acid--CoA ligase, producing the protein MITSTMQDRPLGIREIFEYGRRVHAGSKIITSEGDATRESTFAEVAARADKLAAALTKLGVGEGDRVGTFCWNNQHHLEAYFAVPCMGAVLHTLNLRLFPEQLAYVINHAEDKVILVDASIAPLLARVRDQLTTVEHIITVGEGDTSGLGDTLDLETLLAAEEPGYTYPDLDERAGAAMCYTSGTTGNPKGVMYSHRSSYLHSFAVVGAHALALNQHDRILLIVPMFHANAWGLPYAGWMVGADFVLPQQFLQAEPLGGLIEKTKPTFSGAVPTVLNDMLHNRPNTDMSSLRLVICGGSAVPASLIQAYDDAFGVPILQGWGMTETSPLAALAWVPKGTPPQEAMDWRVRTGRVLPGVSMRICDDSGAELPWDGETVGEIEVAGPWIAGAYYKDPAPDKFHDGWLRTGDVGTIEPNGFVHLSDRAKDVIKSGGEWISSVDLENTLMGHDDVLEAAVIGVPDEKWDERPLACVVRKEGSRVAPSELGAYLEGKVAKWWTPERWSFIDEVPKTSVGKFDKKVLRAAFAKGELSVEALDGGS; encoded by the coding sequence ATGATCACCAGCACGATGCAGGACCGCCCTCTGGGCATTCGTGAGATTTTCGAGTATGGCCGTCGCGTCCATGCGGGTTCGAAAATCATCACCTCCGAGGGCGATGCGACCCGCGAGTCGACGTTCGCCGAGGTCGCCGCCCGAGCGGACAAGCTCGCGGCCGCGCTCACGAAGCTCGGTGTCGGGGAGGGCGATCGGGTCGGCACGTTCTGCTGGAACAATCAGCACCATCTCGAGGCGTACTTCGCGGTGCCGTGCATGGGAGCGGTCCTCCATACGCTGAACCTCCGGCTCTTCCCCGAGCAGCTCGCGTACGTGATCAACCACGCCGAGGACAAAGTCATCCTCGTCGACGCGTCGATCGCGCCGCTCCTGGCGCGGGTGCGCGATCAGCTGACGACTGTAGAGCACATCATCACCGTTGGTGAGGGCGACACGTCGGGTCTGGGCGACACGCTCGATCTCGAGACGCTGCTCGCCGCCGAGGAGCCGGGGTACACGTATCCCGACCTCGACGAACGGGCCGGAGCCGCGATGTGCTACACCAGCGGAACGACCGGCAATCCCAAGGGTGTGATGTACAGCCATCGGTCGTCGTATCTGCACTCCTTCGCGGTCGTGGGTGCGCACGCGCTGGCTCTGAACCAGCACGATCGAATCCTGCTCATCGTGCCGATGTTCCATGCGAATGCATGGGGGCTTCCATACGCCGGATGGATGGTCGGCGCGGACTTCGTGTTGCCACAGCAGTTCCTTCAGGCCGAACCGCTCGGAGGCCTGATCGAAAAGACGAAGCCGACCTTCTCCGGCGCGGTGCCGACGGTCTTGAACGACATGCTGCACAATCGACCAAACACCGACATGTCCTCGTTGCGTCTCGTCATCTGCGGCGGAAGCGCCGTCCCGGCGAGTCTCATTCAGGCCTACGACGACGCGTTCGGAGTCCCGATCCTGCAGGGCTGGGGGATGACGGAGACGAGCCCGCTCGCGGCGCTCGCCTGGGTTCCGAAGGGCACGCCGCCTCAGGAGGCGATGGATTGGCGCGTTCGTACGGGGCGCGTGTTGCCTGGTGTGTCGATGCGGATCTGCGATGACTCCGGAGCCGAACTTCCTTGGGACGGCGAGACCGTCGGCGAGATCGAGGTCGCGGGCCCGTGGATCGCCGGTGCTTATTACAAGGATCCCGCGCCCGACAAGTTCCACGACGGTTGGTTGCGCACAGGTGATGTCGGAACGATCGAGCCGAACGGCTTCGTGCATCTGAGTGACCGCGCGAAGGATGTCATCAAGTCGGGCGGCGAGTGGATCAGCTCGGTCGACCTCGAGAACACCCTGATGGGCCACGACGACGTGTTGGAGGCCGCGGTCATCGGGGTCCCCGACGAGAAGTGGGACGAGCGTCCGCTCGCCTGCGTCGTTCGCAAAGAGGGCAGCCGGGTCGCCCCGTCGGAGCTTGGGGCTTACCTCGAAGGGAAGGTCGCGAAATGGTGGACGCCCGAGAGATGGAGCTTCATCGACGAGGTTCCGAAGACGAGCGTCGGGAAGTTCGACAAGAAGGTGCTTCGCGCCGCGTTTGCCAAGGGGGAACTCTCGGTGGAGGCGCTCGACGGAGGCAGTTGA
- a CDS encoding aldehyde dehydrogenase family protein, which yields MAIYEPIETQNGRRSYRLRSPVDLEPIGELTCATREEVQAAVDRARAAQPAWAAKSFEERAAVMYRMTELLIEQQDRVIDTVIRETGKPRAEAMAMEVYAACDSLVFYAKRAKKFLRREKRRLHGVLAILKKAYVVYKPRGVVGVITPWNGPFVLSLNPAVQALMAGNAVVIKPSEVTPYSGALVADMFREAGLPENLVQVVMGDGVTGADLIAAGPDKVSFTGSVATGKKIAVACGERLIPHTLELGGKDAMVVCGDADIDAAAKGALVGSCMNTGQYCCGTERIYVVKDVYDDFVAKVVEGAKALRQSDDVDQADVGATFWDRQLTIIEDHVEDALRNGARAEVGGGRNPDLKGLYFQPTVLTEVTQDMKIMRDETFGPVVSIMKVADEDEAVRLANDSPYGLNGNVWTKDAARGIEIAVRMETGAASVNDMALSYGVNEVPFGGVKESGVGMVNGPEGLRGYCHAMPIIVHRFGSGPANSYPYTAKSVQDMAKGMKFFWGSSLMRRLFG from the coding sequence ATGGCCATCTATGAACCCATCGAGACCCAGAACGGCCGGCGATCGTATCGCCTGCGATCGCCCGTCGACCTCGAGCCCATCGGGGAGCTGACCTGCGCGACCCGCGAGGAGGTCCAGGCGGCGGTCGACCGTGCGCGCGCGGCGCAGCCCGCGTGGGCGGCGAAGAGCTTCGAGGAGCGGGCGGCGGTGATGTACCGGATGACCGAGCTCCTGATCGAACAACAGGATCGCGTCATCGATACCGTCATCCGTGAGACCGGCAAGCCGCGCGCCGAGGCCATGGCTATGGAGGTCTACGCGGCCTGCGATTCACTGGTATTTTACGCGAAGCGCGCAAAGAAGTTTCTTCGCCGCGAGAAGCGGCGGCTGCACGGGGTTCTGGCTATCCTCAAGAAGGCCTACGTCGTGTACAAACCGCGCGGTGTCGTGGGGGTGATCACCCCGTGGAACGGCCCGTTCGTTCTGTCGCTGAACCCGGCAGTTCAGGCGCTGATGGCCGGCAACGCGGTGGTCATCAAGCCGTCGGAGGTCACACCTTATTCCGGCGCACTGGTCGCCGATATGTTTCGCGAGGCGGGACTGCCCGAAAATCTGGTCCAGGTCGTCATGGGTGACGGCGTCACCGGTGCAGATCTGATCGCGGCGGGGCCGGACAAGGTCTCTTTCACCGGCAGCGTCGCGACCGGCAAGAAGATCGCAGTGGCTTGTGGAGAGCGTCTGATCCCGCACACGCTCGAGCTCGGCGGAAAGGATGCGATGGTTGTCTGCGGGGACGCGGACATCGACGCCGCGGCGAAGGGCGCCCTGGTGGGTTCGTGCATGAACACCGGGCAGTATTGTTGCGGTACCGAGCGAATCTATGTCGTGAAGGACGTCTACGACGACTTCGTCGCCAAGGTTGTCGAGGGGGCAAAGGCCCTGCGCCAGAGCGACGATGTGGACCAGGCCGACGTCGGTGCCACGTTCTGGGATCGGCAGCTGACGATCATCGAGGATCACGTGGAAGACGCCCTTCGCAATGGTGCGCGAGCCGAGGTCGGGGGCGGGCGAAACCCGGACCTGAAGGGGCTCTATTTCCAGCCGACGGTCCTCACCGAGGTCACGCAGGACATGAAGATCATGCGCGACGAGACCTTCGGGCCGGTGGTTTCGATCATGAAGGTCGCCGACGAGGATGAAGCGGTTCGGCTCGCGAACGACTCGCCCTACGGCTTGAACGGCAACGTCTGGACGAAGGACGCGGCCCGAGGCATCGAGATCGCGGTGCGCATGGAGACTGGCGCCGCGAGCGTCAACGACATGGCGCTCAGCTACGGAGTGAACGAGGTACCTTTCGGGGGGGTGAAGGAGTCCGGGGTTGGGATGGTGAACGGCCCCGAGGGTTTGCGCGGCTACTGTCACGCGATGCCAATCATCGTTCACCGCTTCGGGTCCGGGCCCGCCAACTCCTACCCGTACACGGCAAAGAGTGTTCAAGACATGGCAAAGGGGATGAAGTTCTTCTGGGGGTCGAGTTTGATGCGGCGCTTGTTCGGCTAG
- a CDS encoding biotin carboxylase N-terminal domain-containing protein: MRILIANRGEIARRIQRTAHRLGHETVAAYADPDANAPFVAEATFATRLGPVGLGESYLGVEALLAAAERTGATAVHPGYGFLSENAAFARAVEGTGRIWIGPHAEAIEKMGSKIEARRIAAAAGVPTIPGFDESQDPATLAEAAGRIGYPVLVKAAAGGGGKGIRIVHEAGAFADALDQAKSESRRSFGDDAMIVERYIQRPRHVEVQIVGDRHGALVELGTRECSVQRRYQKMLEEAPAPNLPDATREGLRKSAADLARAMRYDSAGTVEYVVDAETGDYFFLEVNTRLQVEHPVTEAVTGLDLVELQIRSAAGEPLPISQEEVSLSGHAFEVRINAEDPAAGFAPQIGSITALRVPDGVRWDSGVERGSEITPYYDSMIAKLIVFGPDREVARRRLAAALDEILVGGITTTAGFHRWLVEQPAFVAAEITTRFLDETEIGGAGEPTEAAEAAALAWVLARREHRDPGPWGSLGPFRVTGHRPSRKVFLVDSDESVHEICLPDVRATLGTHLVVEGSDQRSWPVEVDVEERTVAIGSRGHTHSFRVRSRSDHWAPSADAGHGSASAIVAPFPGVVTEVRVVPGGEVRAGDVLVVIEAMKMLHSLAATGPGCVAEVRVAVADQVVSHQVLVTFEERAGDA, encoded by the coding sequence GTGAGGATTCTCATCGCTAACCGGGGAGAGATTGCCCGGCGGATTCAGCGCACCGCGCACCGACTCGGCCACGAGACCGTGGCAGCCTACGCGGACCCGGACGCGAATGCTCCGTTCGTCGCGGAAGCAACGTTCGCGACGCGGCTCGGCCCCGTGGGGCTCGGGGAGTCCTACCTCGGGGTGGAAGCACTACTCGCGGCCGCCGAGCGGACCGGCGCCACCGCCGTGCATCCGGGCTACGGGTTCCTCTCGGAGAACGCGGCGTTCGCGCGCGCAGTCGAGGGCACCGGACGGATCTGGATCGGCCCCCACGCCGAAGCGATCGAGAAGATGGGCTCGAAGATCGAGGCCCGCCGAATCGCAGCCGCGGCGGGTGTCCCGACGATCCCCGGTTTCGATGAATCGCAGGACCCGGCGACGTTGGCCGAGGCCGCCGGTCGCATCGGGTATCCGGTCCTGGTGAAGGCGGCTGCGGGTGGGGGCGGGAAGGGCATCCGTATCGTTCACGAGGCGGGAGCGTTTGCGGACGCCCTCGACCAAGCGAAGTCCGAGTCGCGCCGCTCGTTCGGGGACGATGCGATGATCGTCGAGCGCTACATCCAGCGCCCACGTCACGTGGAAGTCCAGATTGTCGGGGATCGCCACGGTGCGCTCGTAGAGCTCGGGACGCGTGAGTGCTCGGTGCAGCGCCGCTATCAGAAGATGCTGGAGGAGGCGCCGGCCCCGAACCTTCCGGATGCGACACGCGAGGGCCTGCGTAAGTCCGCCGCCGATTTGGCGCGTGCAATGCGGTACGATTCCGCAGGCACCGTCGAGTACGTGGTCGACGCGGAGACCGGCGATTACTTCTTCCTGGAAGTGAACACGCGGCTGCAGGTCGAGCACCCCGTGACGGAGGCCGTGACCGGCCTCGACCTCGTCGAGCTGCAGATCCGTTCTGCTGCGGGCGAGCCGCTCCCGATTTCGCAGGAGGAGGTGTCGCTCTCCGGTCACGCGTTCGAGGTGCGCATCAACGCCGAGGACCCGGCCGCCGGCTTCGCGCCGCAGATCGGATCGATCACCGCACTGCGCGTACCCGACGGCGTGCGATGGGACAGCGGTGTGGAGCGCGGCTCGGAAATCACGCCCTACTATGATTCGATGATCGCGAAGCTGATCGTCTTCGGCCCCGACCGCGAGGTCGCCCGGCGACGTCTCGCTGCAGCGCTCGACGAGATCCTCGTCGGAGGGATCACGACGACGGCCGGATTCCATCGATGGCTCGTCGAGCAACCGGCGTTCGTCGCGGCCGAGATCACGACGCGCTTTCTCGACGAGACGGAGATCGGCGGTGCGGGAGAGCCGACGGAGGCGGCGGAGGCCGCGGCGCTGGCGTGGGTGCTGGCCCGTCGTGAGCACCGCGATCCGGGCCCGTGGGGTTCCCTCGGGCCCTTCCGGGTCACCGGCCATCGCCCGTCGCGCAAGGTGTTCCTAGTGGACTCGGACGAGAGCGTGCACGAAATCTGCCTGCCCGACGTTCGTGCGACACTCGGCACCCACCTGGTGGTCGAGGGATCGGACCAGCGCTCGTGGCCGGTGGAAGTCGACGTCGAGGAGCGAACGGTGGCGATCGGCTCCCGGGGGCACACGCACAGCTTTCGGGTGCGCTCGCGAAGCGACCACTGGGCGCCGTCGGCCGACGCGGGGCATGGGTCGGCGTCGGCCATCGTTGCGCCGTTTCCGGGCGTGGTGACCGAGGTCCGAGTCGTGCCCGGGGGCGAGGTCCGGGCGGGCGACGTGCTCGTAGTGATCGAAGCGATGAAGATGCTCCACTCCCTGGCGGCGACAGGTCCGGGCTGCGTTGCCGAGGTCCGCGTGGCCGTCGCGGACCAGGTCGTGTCCCATCAGGTGCTGGTCACCTTCGAGGAGCGCGCAGGCGACGCTTGA